In a genomic window of Deltaproteobacteria bacterium:
- a CDS encoding redoxin domain-containing protein — protein MAKYGKLFFLITILAIFLSQALNQEAFALRTLKKGDLVKDFELPLVTGEGPVKLSELAGKSGLVMIFWATWSERSKSLLKFAETELKQQFADKGITFVGVNVEGESVSDADLAKIRGLVEELGISFPVAVDEGLVVFDEIGVITNPTTVLVGESLKMEGIYPGFPSIARDEIPKMVNSYLGIAEERAPIRVQYLLDHQPKNKALLRYNLGRNLYKRYLSLKGELKNVPAGAVKQLDEAMGRDPDFYAPYILKAIIYHKTGEDEEKQTILKQIEEKDFKEHVERIDIAYMYILIGMSDKAKAILTGLHAEIPGEQEVKLLDAAVLLSENRGEDARPVLADLAAQEKEN, from the coding sequence GTGGCGAAATACGGAAAACTTTTTTTCCTCATCACGATCCTGGCCATTTTTCTCAGCCAGGCGCTGAACCAGGAGGCATTTGCCCTCCGGACCCTCAAGAAGGGGGATTTGGTCAAAGATTTCGAGCTGCCCCTCGTAACGGGGGAAGGCCCCGTCAAGTTATCGGAGCTTGCGGGCAAAAGCGGCCTCGTCATGATATTCTGGGCGACCTGGAGCGAGCGGTCAAAGAGCCTTCTGAAATTCGCCGAGACGGAGCTAAAACAGCAGTTTGCCGACAAGGGGATCACCTTCGTCGGGGTAAACGTCGAGGGCGAGTCTGTTTCCGACGCTGACCTTGCAAAGATCAGGGGTCTGGTCGAGGAACTGGGCATCTCCTTTCCCGTGGCCGTCGACGAGGGGCTCGTCGTCTTCGACGAGATCGGGGTGATAACGAATCCCACTACCGTTCTCGTCGGGGAGAGCCTGAAGATGGAAGGCATCTATCCGGGGTTTCCCTCTATTGCCCGCGATGAAATTCCAAAAATGGTGAACAGCTACCTGGGAATAGCGGAGGAGAGAGCACCGATTCGTGTCCAATACCTTCTGGACCACCAGCCGAAAAACAAGGCGCTGCTCCGGTACAACCTCGGCAGGAACCTCTACAAGCGCTACCTCTCCCTGAAGGGAGAGCTCAAAAACGTCCCCGCGGGAGCGGTCAAGCAGCTCGACGAAGCAATGGGGAGGGATCCCGATTTCTATGCCCCCTATATCCTGAAGGCAATCATTTACCACAAGACGGGAGAGGACGAGGAGAAACAGACCATCCTGAAGCAGATCGAGGAAAAGGATTTCAAGGAGCACGTGGAGAGGATCGACATCGCCTACATGTACATCCTCATCGGCATGAGCGATAAGGCGAAAGCCATCCTTACCGGGCTGCATGCCGAAATACCGGGCGAACAGGAAGTCAAACTCCTGGATGCGGCGGTCCTGCTGTCGGAAAACAGGGGGGAGGATGCCCGGCCCGTTCTGGCGGACCTCGCTGCACAGGAAAAAGAAAACC
- a CDS encoding redoxin domain-containing protein, with protein sequence MRAHNEKKIFTLFLAILISLFMGVKSSRSFALRTLSRGDTIKNYEVPILEGNTQTMEKLCGEKGLLLVFWTTWSERSLQLITYANQELAKEYGEKGINIVGINVESQSITSGEMKTITETVERLNVSIPLGIDRDLVMYDEIGVISTPTTVLVSKELKIEGAYPGFPTAAREELKSMLNAFLGIEEKKPTEEVRYLMAKKPKNNALLFYNLGKNLYKRYVSMKDELTRVPRNAVDKLDDSIERDPDFYSPYLLKAIIFHKAKEEEKKKETLKSIEERAFSEPVEVRDLAYMYFILGMLDRSGELIVKLKEMLPDEPTVPLLEALLALSQDKKEEASAQFKEIMEKGGLPFDLAEFIDPETGGAGSAEGADMAVRLIPEKVLNISKK encoded by the coding sequence ATGAGAGCACACAACGAAAAAAAGATCTTCACCCTTTTCCTCGCCATTTTGATCTCCCTCTTCATGGGAGTCAAAAGTTCCCGCTCCTTCGCCCTGAGGACGCTCTCCAGGGGGGACACCATAAAAAATTACGAAGTCCCGATACTGGAGGGCAACACGCAAACGATGGAGAAGCTCTGCGGCGAGAAGGGCCTTCTGCTCGTATTCTGGACGACCTGGAGCGAACGGTCCCTCCAGCTGATAACGTACGCGAACCAGGAGCTGGCGAAGGAGTACGGGGAGAAGGGTATCAACATCGTGGGGATAAACGTGGAGAGCCAGTCGATAACCAGCGGGGAGATGAAAACGATCACCGAGACGGTGGAAAGGCTCAACGTGAGCATACCCCTCGGCATAGACAGGGACCTGGTGATGTACGACGAGATCGGTGTGATCAGCACACCCACCACCGTCCTGGTCTCGAAAGAGCTGAAGATCGAAGGCGCCTACCCCGGATTTCCCACGGCGGCGCGCGAGGAACTGAAGAGCATGCTGAACGCCTTCCTGGGAATCGAGGAGAAAAAGCCGACCGAGGAAGTCCGGTATCTCATGGCGAAGAAGCCAAAAAACAATGCCCTGCTCTTCTACAACCTGGGGAAAAACCTCTACAAGCGCTACGTCTCCATGAAGGACGAGCTGACCCGGGTGCCGCGAAACGCCGTAGATAAGCTCGACGATTCGATCGAGAGGGACCCCGATTTCTATTCCCCCTACCTTCTGAAAGCGATTATCTTCCACAAGGCGAAGGAGGAGGAGAAGAAAAAGGAGACCCTGAAGTCGATAGAGGAGAGAGCCTTCTCCGAGCCGGTTGAGGTAAGGGACCTGGCGTACATGTATTTCATCCTCGGCATGCTCGACAGGTCCGGCGAGCTGATCGTCAAGCTCAAGGAGATGCTGCCAGACGAGCCCACGGTGCCCCTCCTCGAGGCGCTGCTTGCCCTTTCACAGGACAAAAAAGAAGAGGCATCGGCCCAGTTCAAGGAGATCATGGAAAAGGGGGGGCTGCCCTTCGACCTCGCCGAGTTTATCGACCCCGAAACGGGGGGTGCAGGAAGCGCTGAGGGGGCGGATATGGCTGTCCGGCTCATACCCGAGAAGGTGCTCAACATATCCAAAAAGTAG
- a CDS encoding electron transfer flavoprotein subunit alpha/FixB family protein produces RVAGLLDAPMASDIEALIAGEEGLLIKRPMYAGNAVATVVLSGDPKLITVRQTAFDAAPEQGSAPVETLDVSVDKDSLRTAFLSMEATESERPELTEARVVVSGGRGVKSAENFKLIEELADLLDAAIGTSRAAVDAGWAPNDWQVGQTGKIVAPELYIAVGISGAIQHLAGMKDSRVIVAINKDEEAPIFQMADFGLVADLFKAVPELIEELRKLKAEG; encoded by the coding sequence CGCGTTGCGGGCCTCCTGGATGCCCCGATGGCCTCGGATATCGAGGCGCTCATTGCGGGGGAGGAGGGGCTGCTGATAAAGCGGCCCATGTACGCGGGCAACGCCGTCGCAACGGTCGTGCTCTCCGGAGACCCGAAGCTCATAACGGTGCGGCAGACGGCCTTCGATGCGGCCCCGGAGCAAGGGTCCGCCCCCGTCGAAACGCTGGATGTCTCCGTGGACAAAGACTCCCTCAGGACCGCTTTTCTGTCCATGGAGGCCACGGAGTCCGAGCGTCCCGAGCTGACGGAAGCGCGCGTTGTCGTGTCGGGTGGACGGGGGGTGAAATCGGCCGAGAACTTCAAACTCATAGAGGAGCTGGCAGACCTGCTGGATGCTGCCATCGGGACATCCCGCGCGGCGGTCGACGCCGGGTGGGCCCCGAATGACTGGCAGGTGGGGCAGACGGGAAAGATCGTGGCCCCGGAGCTCTACATCGCCGTGGGTATTTCCGGTGCCATCCAGCACCTGGCGGGCATGAAGGATTCCCGGGTAATCGTGGCGATCAACAAGGATGAGGAGGCGCCCATATTCCAGATGGCGGATTTCGGTCTCGTGGCCGACCTCTTCAAGGCCGTCCCCGAGCTGATCGAGGAGCTTCGGAAGCTGAAGGCCGAAGGGTAA
- a CDS encoding electron transfer flavoprotein subunit alpha/FixB family protein, with protein sequence MADILVIAEHQGGALRKTTLSTITAAHQLAGIAGGTVEALVMGGPGAEKIAGEVGRYGVSKVNLVIGDVFADYLAEVSAPVVAGLIRERG encoded by the coding sequence ATGGCAGACATACTGGTAATAGCCGAGCACCAGGGTGGGGCGCTCAGGAAGACAACCCTTTCGACCATAACCGCCGCGCATCAGCTTGCCGGAATAGCGGGAGGGACCGTGGAGGCACTCGTTATGGGCGGGCCCGGTGCGGAAAAAATAGCCGGGGAGGTGGGACGGTATGGCGTGTCGAAGGTAAATCTCGTGATCGGGGACGTGTTCGCGGACTACCTCGCAGAGGTGAGCGCGCCGGTGGTTGCCGGGCTCATCAGGGAGAGGGG
- the amrS gene encoding AmmeMemoRadiSam system radical SAM enzyme, whose translation MQEASYYEKRDGSVRCTLCPQFCVVEEGRRGFCGVRENKNGTLYASTYRKVAAIAVDPIEKKPLYHFYPGRDILSIGSTGCNLRCPFCQNWHLVEGGAPLKEVEIDELVRLTARSRSVGISYTYNEPFIQWEFVYDCAKKFHEKNLKNVLVTNGFVNPEPLEEILPFIDGMNIDLKFFREESYREVSRGSLSPVKKTIEIAAKKCHIEVTTLIVTGLNDREDEIREIVAFLASVNPEIPFHISRYFPGYRYDAPPTEQEFLLKAYRIAKETLPFVYLGNIQLQGFSDTSCSGCGNLLIERSGYHTLNRGLDGQRCGKCKKNQNFVNEK comes from the coding sequence GTGCAGGAAGCCTCCTACTACGAAAAGAGAGACGGTTCGGTCCGATGCACCCTCTGCCCCCAGTTCTGCGTGGTGGAGGAAGGCAGGAGGGGATTTTGCGGCGTCAGGGAGAACAAAAACGGCACCCTGTACGCCAGCACCTACAGGAAAGTGGCCGCCATTGCCGTCGACCCCATAGAAAAGAAGCCCCTCTACCACTTCTACCCCGGACGGGACATCCTCTCCATCGGCTCGACGGGATGCAACCTGCGCTGCCCCTTCTGCCAGAACTGGCACCTCGTCGAGGGAGGGGCACCGCTGAAAGAGGTCGAAATCGACGAGCTCGTCCGTCTCACGGCGAGAAGCAGGTCCGTGGGGATATCCTACACCTACAACGAGCCGTTCATACAGTGGGAATTCGTCTACGACTGCGCAAAGAAGTTTCACGAAAAAAATCTTAAAAATGTTCTCGTGACAAACGGCTTCGTCAACCCCGAACCGCTCGAGGAAATCCTCCCCTTCATCGACGGGATGAACATCGACCTGAAATTTTTCCGGGAGGAGAGCTACCGGGAAGTTTCCCGGGGAAGCCTTTCACCCGTAAAAAAAACCATAGAGATCGCCGCAAAAAAGTGCCACATCGAGGTCACCACGCTCATCGTAACGGGCCTGAACGACAGGGAGGACGAGATCAGGGAGATCGTGGCTTTCCTCGCATCCGTCAATCCGGAGATCCCCTTCCACATCTCCCGGTACTTTCCGGGCTACCGCTACGACGCGCCGCCGACGGAACAGGAATTTCTGCTGAAAGCGTACAGGATTGCGAAGGAAACGCTTCCCTTCGTCTACCTGGGAAATATTCAGTTGCAGGGTTTCTCCGACACCTCCTGCTCCGGGTGCGGCAATCTCCTCATCGAACGGTCCGGCTACCACACGCTCAATCGAGGCCTCGACGGCCAGCGGTGCGGCAAGTGCAAGAAAAACCAGAACTTCGTCAACGAAAAATGA
- a CDS encoding AAA family ATPase, producing the protein MNALSAKRDGKLRVFSITSGKGGVGKTLLTVHLACALRDRGKEVLIIDGNFGNGNVDLLFGISADKTIFDVLTGNNSLREVLVSAVPGISIIPAGTGIYEISAPESHHKLSLLSELDTIDSVADVVIVDTPAGITPNVMFFNTSATEIVLVTTPEITSVKNTISSINVLHRIFGEKEFKVIVNMAENAYVADSTFAIIEGEVERNYDIRLTNCGHCPFDVGLKVTTNFHASLPEKSARESSPEPFGPIARSLLESAPGKRSKKGQQFFARRILQEKHKDAIFQNLK; encoded by the coding sequence ATGAACGCCTTGAGTGCCAAGAGGGACGGAAAATTGAGAGTTTTCTCGATCACCAGCGGCAAGGGAGGTGTGGGAAAAACCCTCCTTACCGTGCATCTCGCCTGCGCGCTCAGAGACCGGGGCAAGGAAGTGCTCATCATCGACGGAAACTTCGGGAACGGCAACGTGGATCTTCTCTTCGGGATCTCTGCAGACAAAACGATCTTCGACGTTTTGACGGGAAACAACTCCCTCCGGGAAGTCCTGGTGAGCGCCGTGCCGGGAATATCGATAATCCCGGCCGGGACGGGAATCTATGAAATAAGCGCACCCGAATCCCATCACAAGCTCTCCCTGCTCTCCGAACTCGACACGATCGACAGCGTGGCGGATGTGGTCATCGTGGACACGCCGGCGGGAATAACCCCCAACGTGATGTTTTTCAACACCAGCGCCACGGAGATCGTTCTCGTTACCACACCGGAAATCACGTCGGTGAAAAACACCATATCCTCGATCAACGTGCTGCACCGGATATTCGGTGAGAAGGAGTTCAAGGTAATCGTGAACATGGCGGAGAATGCCTACGTCGCCGACTCCACGTTCGCCATAATCGAAGGGGAAGTGGAGAGGAACTACGACATCAGGCTGACAAATTGCGGGCATTGCCCCTTCGACGTGGGGCTCAAGGTAACGACGAACTTCCACGCGTCCCTTCCCGAAAAGTCCGCCCGCGAAAGCAGTCCTGAGCCCTTCGGCCCCATAGCCCGGTCGCTCCTGGAGAGCGCACCCGGTAAGAGATCAAAGAAGGGACAGCAGTTCTTCGCCCGGCGGATACTCCAGGAAAAGCACAAGGATGCGATATTTCAAAATTTGAAATAA
- a CDS encoding 2-nitropropane dioxygenase: MTWVSESNLVAAVSNAGGFGVLAGGNMPPELLADEIEKTRKKTDYPFGVNMITIAPNFQKHIEVVLDMDVEYVFFAGAIPSGTDIRRIKEAGRKMVCFAPILSLARRLLRQGIDALIIEGHEAGGHIGPVSTSVLAQEFLPSLEDVPVFVAGGIGTGEMIASYLFMGASGAQLGTRFVAARECIAHPRFKEAFIKAAARDAIPTVQFDPSLPVIPVRAIVNKGTQEFNDLQLQLLKELKSGKITREEAQWKLEEFWVGALRRAVHDGDVETGSLMAGQSVAFVKKEQTVQEIINDLLEGAEKELRDMIMR; the protein is encoded by the coding sequence ATGACCTGGGTGAGCGAATCGAACCTCGTAGCGGCCGTTTCGAATGCGGGGGGTTTCGGTGTCCTCGCGGGGGGCAACATGCCGCCGGAGCTCCTGGCAGACGAGATAGAGAAGACGAGGAAAAAAACGGATTACCCCTTTGGCGTCAATATGATAACGATTGCCCCCAACTTTCAGAAGCACATCGAGGTCGTCCTGGACATGGATGTGGAATATGTCTTTTTCGCCGGCGCTATTCCATCGGGGACCGATATCAGGCGGATCAAGGAGGCGGGGAGGAAGATGGTCTGTTTCGCCCCCATCCTTTCGCTCGCCAGGAGACTCCTGAGGCAGGGTATCGACGCCCTCATAATCGAAGGCCACGAGGCGGGAGGCCACATCGGTCCCGTCTCGACTTCCGTGCTCGCGCAGGAGTTCCTCCCCTCCCTGGAGGATGTGCCCGTTTTCGTTGCAGGTGGCATCGGAACGGGTGAGATGATCGCCTCCTACCTCTTCATGGGAGCATCGGGTGCCCAGCTCGGGACGAGATTCGTCGCTGCCCGGGAGTGCATCGCCCATCCCAGGTTCAAGGAGGCGTTCATAAAGGCGGCTGCCAGGGATGCCATCCCGACGGTCCAGTTCGACCCGTCCCTCCCGGTTATCCCCGTCAGGGCCATCGTCAACAAGGGAACGCAGGAATTCAACGATCTTCAGTTACAGCTGCTGAAGGAGCTCAAGAGCGGAAAGATAACGAGGGAAGAGGCACAGTGGAAGCTGGAGGAGTTCTGGGTAGGTGCGCTGAGAAGGGCCGTTCACGATGGTGACGTGGAAACGGGATCCCTCATGGCGGGCCAGTCTGTGGCATTCGTGAAAAAGGAGCAGACGGTCCAGGAGATCATCAACGACCTTCTCGAGGGGGCGGAGAAGGAGCTGCGGGACATGATCATGCGGTGA
- a CDS encoding FliA/WhiG family RNA polymerase sigma factor, which yields MKNVVAKSPDQKKKTKAPKTEGTETLIEDFLPKIKYTARRLSMKLPPHIDVEDLISCGITGLLDAVDRFDPKKNVKFSTFAEFRIRGAMLDYLREIDWCPRSVRQKANNLQSVYTYLENMLGRPPKEEEVAQELDISIDKLRKELALINGISIFSIDEIEGDEEPSSFTHRKMLANYLTEKKNDEDFLLDLKEVLTEAIEELPENEKLIISLYYYEELTMKEIGTILGLTESRICQIHNQAILRLRGKTEKSLYATPGPS from the coding sequence ATGAAGAATGTCGTAGCTAAGTCACCGGATCAGAAAAAGAAAACGAAGGCACCGAAAACCGAGGGCACGGAAACCCTGATAGAGGACTTCCTCCCGAAGATCAAGTACACCGCCAGGAGGCTTTCCATGAAACTCCCCCCCCACATAGACGTGGAGGACCTGATCAGCTGCGGCATAACGGGGCTTCTCGACGCGGTGGACCGCTTCGACCCGAAAAAGAACGTCAAGTTCTCCACATTCGCCGAGTTCAGGATCCGGGGCGCCATGCTCGATTACCTGAGGGAAATCGACTGGTGTCCCCGTTCGGTGAGGCAGAAGGCCAACAATCTGCAGAGCGTTTACACCTACCTGGAGAACATGCTCGGCAGGCCTCCGAAGGAGGAAGAGGTGGCCCAGGAACTGGACATCTCCATCGACAAGCTGCGGAAGGAGCTGGCGCTGATCAACGGGATATCGATATTTTCCATAGACGAGATCGAGGGCGACGAAGAACCGTCCAGCTTCACCCACAGGAAGATGCTCGCCAACTACCTGACGGAAAAGAAAAATGATGAAGACTTCCTGCTCGACCTGAAGGAAGTCCTCACCGAGGCCATAGAGGAGCTCCCGGAAAACGAAAAGCTCATCATCTCCCTTTACTACTACGAGGAGCTCACGATGAAGGAGATCGGCACCATTCTCGGCCTGACGGAATCGAGAATCTGCCAGATCCACAACCAGGCGATCCTGCGCCTGAGGGGAAAGACCGAAAAGAGCCTCTACGCGACGCCCGGGCCGAGCTGA
- a CDS encoding response regulator, with amino-acid sequence MRLLIADDEEHILSILEEVFLDSPVDVHLARSGEEAIKKIEETRYDVILTDLKMPGCDGMTVLRSAKQLQPGSEVIMMTGFGTIETAVEAMKLDAFHYITKPFKIDDVRYLVQKALEHTTIKKENIALKKQVKNKYQFDNLIGTSKAMMDVLSLVEKVADTDSTILILGKSGTGKEMIARAIHYNSARANNLLVPVNCGAIPEELLESELFGHVKGAFTGAIAPRAGRFELANHGTIFLDEIADMSPRLQVKLLRALQEKEFEAVGSEKTVRVDVRVIAATNKDLEELVRQKKFREDLYYRLNVIPIKIPPVSERREDIPLLLNHFIEKYNRQKGRNIEGISDEAMEILMEYPWPGNVREIENLVERIVVIKGSGVVGTGDLPEKIGKEIMQPAPPGVLEDAEQDYPGDLKGAIEKLESHMIEKALSMSGGNKEAAANLLGIKRTTLVEKIRRKKQKK; translated from the coding sequence ATGAGACTCCTCATAGCCGACGACGAGGAACACATACTGTCCATTCTGGAAGAGGTCTTCCTCGACTCTCCCGTTGATGTGCACCTCGCCCGTTCCGGGGAAGAAGCCATCAAAAAAATCGAGGAGACCAGGTACGACGTCATCCTGACGGACCTGAAAATGCCCGGATGTGACGGCATGACCGTCCTCCGGAGCGCGAAGCAGCTCCAGCCGGGAAGCGAGGTCATCATGATGACGGGGTTCGGGACGATCGAGACGGCCGTGGAGGCAATGAAGCTCGACGCCTTTCACTACATCACCAAGCCCTTCAAGATAGACGACGTGCGCTACCTGGTACAGAAGGCCCTCGAGCACACGACGATAAAAAAAGAGAACATCGCCCTGAAAAAACAGGTCAAGAACAAGTACCAGTTCGACAACCTCATCGGCACATCGAAGGCGATGATGGACGTCCTCTCCCTCGTGGAGAAGGTAGCGGACACGGACTCGACGATCCTGATCCTGGGTAAATCGGGAACGGGCAAGGAGATGATCGCCCGGGCGATACACTACAACAGCGCCCGGGCCAACAACCTGCTCGTGCCGGTGAACTGCGGCGCGATACCGGAGGAACTCCTGGAGAGCGAGCTCTTCGGCCATGTCAAGGGGGCCTTCACGGGAGCCATCGCTCCCCGGGCGGGAAGGTTCGAGCTGGCAAACCACGGGACAATCTTCCTGGACGAGATCGCCGACATGAGCCCCCGGCTCCAGGTAAAGCTGCTCAGGGCCCTCCAGGAGAAAGAGTTCGAAGCCGTGGGAAGCGAAAAAACGGTCAGGGTGGACGTCAGGGTAATTGCGGCAACCAACAAGGACCTGGAAGAGCTGGTGAGACAGAAGAAATTCAGGGAAGACCTCTACTACCGTTTGAACGTCATCCCCATCAAAATCCCGCCGGTGAGCGAGCGAAGGGAAGACATCCCCCTCCTGCTCAACCACTTCATCGAAAAGTATAACCGGCAAAAAGGGAGAAATATCGAGGGCATAAGCGATGAGGCGATGGAGATCCTCATGGAATACCCGTGGCCCGGCAACGTGCGGGAAATAGAGAACCTGGTGGAGCGGATTGTGGTTATCAAGGGCAGCGGCGTTGTCGGCACCGGCGACCTCCCCGAAAAGATAGGGAAGGAGATCATGCAGCCGGCCCCCCCCGGGGTGCTGGAAGACGCCGAGCAGGACTACCCGGGGGACCTGAAAGGGGCAATCGAAAAGCTCGAATCGCACATGATCGAAAAGGCCCTGAGCATGTCAGGCGGAAACAAGGAGGCGGCGGCAAATCTCCTGGGCATCAAAAGGACCACCCTGGTAGAAAAAATAAGGCGAAAGAAGCAGAAAAAGTAG
- a CDS encoding acylphosphatase: MERREALVIVSGRVQGVWFRATTLEVAREAGAKGYVRNLPDGRVEALLQGTREEVEAVIAFMKKGPPGAVVSDIQVTMRVPEREYETFQVTY, from the coding sequence ATGGAACGTAGAGAAGCCCTCGTGATCGTATCGGGCAGGGTCCAGGGAGTCTGGTTCAGGGCAACGACCCTCGAGGTAGCCCGGGAAGCGGGGGCCAAAGGATACGTGAGAAACCTCCCCGATGGGAGGGTCGAGGCCCTTCTCCAGGGAACCCGGGAGGAGGTCGAGGCGGTAATCGCGTTTATGAAAAAAGGGCCCCCGGGGGCCGTGGTATCGGACATCCAGGTAACCATGCGGGTCCCGGAAAGAGAATACGAAACCTTTCAGGTAACATACTGA
- a CDS encoding FAD-dependent oxidoreductase translates to MTHVDIVIIGGGVTGAGCLLEALSRGLRCVLLEKGDFSSGTTSASSRLIHGGIRYLEHLHFGLVAESLKERFWIWQHFPHLLRPIAIHIPVYGWGKRSPLVAGLGVKLHDLLAGKAKIEKSSIYLGKKARNVVREISHDGLSGLFVFHDYQILMPERIALESIDAAVSMGGRAENYTRVEKISQTDGGYLVEARNSHTGENALFSAAAVINAAGAWIDEVRKMAGFRGKLLRPTKGIHLEAEKLTGRALFVEAETDRRLFFILPFLNHTLVGTTDTDHPGSPDDVRPLPGDVDYLISNVNRIFGGVKLGPSRIFSAYAGLRPLINVPGKSESAVPRRHLVVCEGPGGRFVSITGGKLTTYRKMAEDTVKKAQAVLGNPGGKREGPPFLPCGITDPREREEFIRHLTGEHGIGEETASALYTVYGTRADVLLAFAGGDARLKSPLSPETAEIPAQILYAYEKESAKCLEDVLLRRMLIGKTPKKGLGEEGKIKEVLTRYMGKSPGEADGLFSSFRDSAAAKFMIKI, encoded by the coding sequence GTGACCCACGTCGACATCGTCATAATCGGCGGCGGCGTCACCGGTGCCGGCTGCCTCCTGGAAGCCCTCTCCCGGGGCCTGCGCTGCGTCCTCCTGGAGAAGGGGGACTTCTCCTCCGGGACAACTTCGGCCTCATCGCGGCTGATCCACGGCGGGATCCGCTACCTCGAGCACCTCCACTTCGGCCTCGTGGCCGAGTCGCTGAAAGAGCGTTTCTGGATATGGCAGCACTTTCCCCACCTCCTGCGGCCCATCGCGATCCACATCCCCGTCTACGGCTGGGGGAAACGGTCCCCCCTCGTTGCCGGGCTGGGCGTGAAGCTGCACGACCTCCTGGCGGGAAAGGCGAAGATCGAAAAGAGCTCGATCTATCTCGGGAAAAAGGCTCGGAACGTGGTGCGTGAAATTTCACACGACGGGCTCTCGGGACTGTTCGTGTTTCACGATTACCAGATACTGATGCCCGAAAGAATCGCCCTCGAAAGCATCGATGCCGCCGTGAGCATGGGGGGACGGGCAGAAAACTATACCCGGGTCGAAAAGATCTCGCAGACCGACGGGGGATACCTCGTCGAGGCGAGAAACAGCCACACGGGTGAAAACGCCCTCTTTTCCGCCGCGGCCGTCATCAACGCCGCCGGGGCCTGGATCGACGAGGTCAGGAAGATGGCCGGCTTTCGCGGAAAGCTCCTCCGCCCCACGAAAGGGATCCACCTGGAAGCGGAGAAGTTGACCGGGAGAGCGCTCTTCGTCGAAGCGGAAACGGACAGGCGCCTCTTCTTCATCCTCCCCTTCCTGAACCACACCCTGGTCGGCACGACCGACACGGACCACCCCGGATCCCCCGACGACGTGCGGCCCCTTCCCGGGGATGTGGACTACCTGATCAGCAACGTCAACCGGATCTTCGGGGGGGTCAAGCTCGGCCCGTCCCGCATTTTCTCGGCATACGCGGGGCTCAGGCCCCTGATCAACGTCCCCGGGAAAAGCGAGTCCGCCGTTCCCCGGCGCCATCTCGTCGTGTGCGAGGGCCCCGGCGGGAGGTTCGTCTCCATCACCGGCGGAAAGCTCACGACCTACCGGAAGATGGCAGAAGACACGGTCAAAAAAGCCCAGGCCGTCCTCGGAAATCCCGGGGGGAAGAGGGAAGGCCCCCCTTTCCTCCCCTGCGGCATCACGGACCCGCGGGAGCGGGAGGAATTTATCCGCCACCTTACAGGGGAGCACGGGATCGGGGAGGAAACCGCCTCCGCCCTCTACACCGTCTACGGTACCCGGGCGGACGTGCTGCTTGCCTTTGCGGGAGGCGACGCCCGGCTGAAATCGCCCCTCTCACCGGAAACCGCCGAGATACCGGCACAGATACTCTACGCCTACGAGAAGGAATCGGCGAAGTGCCTCGAAGATGTCCTGCTGAGAAGGATGCTCATCGGAAAAACCCCGAAGAAAGGCCTGGGGGAGGAAGGGAAGATAAAAGAGGTCCTCACGCGCTACATGGGCAAGAGCCCCGGGGAGGCAGACGGGCTGTTCTCATCCTTTCGGGACAGCGCGGCAGCAAAATTCATGATCAAAATTTGA